Proteins from one Mycobacterium sp. EPa45 genomic window:
- a CDS encoding daunorubicin/doxorubicin resistance ABC transporter ATP-binding protein DrrA, with protein MIELDGVAKTFDGTILALQDVSFSVATGSVCALLGHNGAGKTTTINILSTLMKPSYGRALVAGYDVAKEPARVRESISMTGQIAAIDWQLTGRENLVMFARLHGMRRKEANGRADELIHQFDLVDAADRNVVTYSGGMRRRVDIAAALVVPPKVLFLDEPTTGLDPRSRRSVWDLVSSLTSDGTTVLLTTQYLEEADVLSDSIVVLNQGRVVATGTADDLKRRVGYSYCSVSPVNPDDLPKIIAALADLQDVQADDEANTVSVLAPNGVATLSEVFRRVDQLDVELEDISLRKPSLDEVFLHLTGSVTA; from the coding sequence GTGATCGAGCTTGACGGTGTCGCGAAGACGTTCGACGGGACCATCCTTGCCCTGCAGGACGTGAGCTTTTCCGTCGCAACCGGATCGGTCTGCGCGCTACTCGGTCACAACGGCGCGGGAAAGACCACCACGATCAACATCCTGTCCACGTTGATGAAGCCCTCCTACGGCAGAGCGCTCGTGGCCGGTTACGACGTGGCCAAGGAACCGGCCCGGGTACGCGAATCCATCTCGATGACCGGACAGATCGCCGCGATCGATTGGCAGCTCACCGGGCGCGAGAACCTGGTGATGTTCGCCCGGTTGCACGGGATGCGGCGCAAGGAGGCCAACGGGCGCGCCGACGAATTGATCCATCAATTCGACCTGGTGGATGCCGCCGACCGGAATGTGGTCACTTACTCCGGTGGTATGCGGCGTCGCGTCGACATCGCGGCTGCTCTGGTCGTCCCGCCGAAGGTCTTGTTCCTTGACGAGCCGACGACAGGATTGGATCCGCGCAGCCGCCGTAGTGTCTGGGACCTGGTGTCCTCGTTGACATCTGATGGGACGACGGTGCTGCTCACCACCCAGTACCTCGAAGAAGCCGATGTGCTCAGCGATTCGATCGTCGTGCTCAATCAGGGCCGTGTTGTCGCCACCGGAACCGCCGACGACCTCAAGCGACGTGTCGGATACAGCTATTGCTCGGTCAGCCCGGTCAACCCCGATGACCTGCCCAAGATCATCGCCGCGCTCGCCGACCTTCAGGACGTGCAGGCCGACGACGAGGCCAACACCGTGTCGGTGCTGGCCCCTAACGGCGTTGCCACCCTCAGTGAGGTATTCCGCCGCGTCGACCAGCTCGACGTTGAGCTGGAGGACATTTCGCTGCGTAAGCCATCCCTGGACGAGGTGTTCCTGCATCTGACCGGCAGTGTCACCGCGTGA
- a CDS encoding NAD(P)-dependent oxidoreductase: MSTSVLITGGAGFIGSALARRLVESDYDVAVMDILHPQVHAVDAPIDLPPSVRLFTGDVTHAADCDAVLRLFKPSQIVHLAAETGTAQSLSEATRHGSVNVVGTTQLLDALSRCGHVPDQLVLASSRAVYGEGAWRSGSDVFYPQPRSHAQLVAGIWDPQGPTGEPAVPLASSAATTEPRPTNIYAATKLAQEHILAAWTSAHDTRLSVLRLQNVYGPGQSLTNSYTGIVALFARLAREKHALEVYEDGRIVRDFVYIDDVIEGLFAAIETPAAPSRSLDIGAGVPTTIHELAQLLAGICGAPEPVVVAKFRDGDVRAARCDITATTDELGWRPKWSLEEGTRSLLEWIGK, encoded by the coding sequence TTGTCCACATCCGTACTCATCACCGGCGGCGCCGGATTCATCGGATCCGCGCTCGCGCGACGTCTCGTCGAATCCGATTACGACGTGGCCGTGATGGACATCCTGCATCCGCAGGTGCACGCCGTCGACGCACCGATCGACCTGCCGCCCTCGGTGCGGTTGTTCACCGGCGATGTCACTCACGCGGCTGACTGTGATGCCGTGCTCCGGCTGTTCAAACCGTCGCAGATCGTGCACCTGGCCGCCGAGACGGGAACGGCGCAGTCGCTGTCGGAGGCGACCCGCCACGGTTCAGTGAATGTCGTTGGGACAACCCAACTTCTCGACGCCTTGAGCCGCTGCGGGCACGTCCCTGACCAGTTGGTGCTGGCGTCGTCGAGGGCCGTCTACGGCGAGGGCGCCTGGCGGTCCGGTAGCGACGTGTTCTATCCGCAACCGCGCAGCCACGCTCAGCTCGTCGCGGGCATCTGGGATCCGCAGGGCCCCACCGGGGAGCCTGCCGTCCCGCTCGCGAGCAGTGCGGCCACAACCGAGCCCCGGCCCACCAACATCTACGCCGCGACCAAACTGGCCCAGGAGCACATCCTGGCCGCGTGGACCTCGGCCCACGACACCAGGCTCAGCGTGCTACGACTGCAGAACGTCTACGGGCCGGGTCAGTCGCTGACGAATTCCTACACCGGGATCGTTGCGCTGTTCGCCCGGTTGGCGCGCGAGAAGCACGCCTTGGAGGTGTACGAAGACGGCCGGATCGTGCGCGACTTCGTCTACATCGACGACGTGATCGAAGGGTTGTTCGCGGCGATCGAAACGCCCGCGGCGCCGTCCCGCTCCCTCGATATCGGAGCAGGTGTCCCGACCACCATTCACGAGCTTGCGCAGCTTCTCGCCGGGATCTGCGGCGCCCCCGAACCCGTAGTCGTAGCGAAATTCCGCGACGGCGACGTGCGGGCCGCCAGGTGTGACATAACGGCCACGACCGACGAGCTCGGTTGGCGTCCTAAGTGGTCGCTCGAGGAGGGAACACGATCACTTCTCGAGTGGATCGGCAAATAA
- a CDS encoding acyltransferase family protein produces the protein MTLAHADSLSAAEEQQSRRPEQPYFRPDIEGLRAVAVTAVVLFHAAVPGIGGGYVGVDVFFVISGFLITGLLWREVSSTGSVRLRSFYGARARRLLPASAAVGVVTMIAAILLLPPLRVPTVLYDGVASALYVGNYWFIIDNINYFSDLLTPSPFLHYWSLGVEEQFYLVWAPLILGIAWLIRRFRRNRARAIGGSRRPYLIVLGLVAAVSFALSLVITYVVPAAAFFSLPTRAWQLAVGGLVALTATAWQRLSPRAAAVSGWAGLAMIVIACVWFTSATPFPGTAALLPTLGAVLVIGAGCATPSQGCGQFLSTSPMRAVGRISYSWYLWHWPVLVLAPALLGHSLNLAERIIAALLAAGLAWLTLRYLENPLRFAPKIRTSAWRSLGVGAVATAIAVFVGVGLLKAVPTPVGPGAPAAAVALNAVSVPTGSNAAAYDTAVAQTRTQLQAVLAAAVATKAPVPSNLTPPLDNLAAEQEDYTYQGCLRTPYEDGQPECVMGDITSPNTVALIGDSHAAMWTPALQQIATQRHWRLQMMAKEACALMDARAGSAFSNLVEDLQHCQQWRDEIVARLAAEHPRLVVVSVWRGYGTDETMSGFRAYDRAWLDGMTQLVRQLRETGAQVLMLGPIPSPHANVPICVSGHLDDAAACSLSRPSAVDQSGIAAEAAATAAGGGQYADLSDLFCATERCPVIVGNTLVYLDVSHLTLQYSRVLTPAIAALVDRAFAQR, from the coding sequence GTGACATTGGCCCACGCCGACAGCCTCAGTGCTGCCGAAGAACAGCAAAGTCGGCGCCCGGAACAGCCATACTTCCGTCCGGACATCGAGGGCTTGCGTGCCGTCGCGGTGACGGCCGTGGTCCTTTTCCACGCTGCCGTCCCCGGCATCGGGGGTGGCTACGTGGGTGTCGACGTGTTCTTCGTCATCTCCGGGTTCTTGATCACCGGGCTGCTGTGGCGTGAGGTCAGTAGCACCGGCAGCGTCCGGCTACGCAGCTTCTACGGCGCGCGTGCCCGCCGGTTGCTGCCGGCCTCTGCCGCGGTCGGCGTCGTCACGATGATCGCGGCGATACTTCTGTTGCCGCCCTTGCGGGTTCCGACGGTCCTCTACGACGGCGTCGCCAGCGCCCTCTACGTCGGCAACTACTGGTTCATCATCGACAACATCAACTACTTCTCCGACCTGTTGACGCCGTCGCCGTTCCTGCATTACTGGTCACTCGGAGTCGAAGAGCAGTTCTATCTGGTCTGGGCTCCGCTGATCCTGGGCATCGCCTGGCTGATTCGGCGGTTCCGGCGAAACAGGGCCCGCGCGATCGGCGGCTCCCGGCGCCCGTACCTGATAGTCCTGGGACTGGTCGCCGCCGTCTCGTTCGCGCTGTCGCTGGTGATCACCTATGTCGTGCCGGCGGCGGCGTTCTTCTCGCTGCCGACCCGCGCCTGGCAGTTGGCCGTCGGCGGATTGGTGGCCCTGACCGCGACTGCGTGGCAACGCCTTTCGCCCCGGGCGGCCGCGGTCTCCGGATGGGCCGGACTGGCCATGATCGTGATTGCCTGTGTGTGGTTCACGTCAGCCACGCCCTTCCCGGGCACCGCCGCCCTGCTGCCCACCCTCGGCGCGGTGCTGGTGATCGGCGCCGGCTGCGCCACCCCGTCCCAGGGATGTGGCCAGTTCCTGAGCACATCACCGATGCGCGCGGTCGGCCGCATCTCCTATTCCTGGTACCTCTGGCACTGGCCGGTACTGGTTCTCGCACCCGCACTTCTCGGCCATTCGCTGAATTTGGCCGAACGCATCATCGCTGCGCTGCTGGCCGCCGGCTTGGCCTGGCTGACGCTGCGCTACCTGGAAAACCCGCTGCGCTTCGCCCCGAAGATCCGCACCTCGGCGTGGCGCAGCCTCGGCGTCGGGGCGGTGGCCACGGCGATCGCCGTCTTCGTCGGGGTCGGACTGTTGAAGGCCGTACCCACACCCGTCGGGCCGGGCGCCCCGGCAGCCGCGGTGGCGCTCAACGCCGTGTCGGTGCCGACCGGCTCGAACGCCGCCGCATACGACACCGCGGTCGCGCAGACCCGCACCCAGCTGCAGGCGGTGCTGGCGGCAGCCGTCGCGACGAAGGCCCCCGTCCCGTCGAATCTGACTCCGCCGCTGGACAACCTGGCGGCGGAACAGGAGGACTACACCTACCAGGGCTGCCTGCGCACGCCGTATGAGGACGGCCAGCCCGAGTGCGTGATGGGCGATATCACCTCGCCGAACACGGTGGCCCTCATCGGTGACTCGCATGCCGCGATGTGGACTCCGGCGTTACAGCAGATCGCCACCCAACGGCACTGGCGGCTGCAAATGATGGCCAAGGAAGCCTGCGCACTCATGGACGCGCGCGCCGGCAGCGCGTTCAGCAATCTGGTCGAAGACCTTCAACACTGCCAGCAGTGGCGCGACGAGATCGTGGCTCGCCTGGCGGCCGAACATCCCCGACTCGTCGTGGTCAGTGTGTGGCGGGGGTACGGCACCGACGAGACGATGTCGGGCTTCCGTGCCTACGACAGAGCGTGGCTCGACGGGATGACCCAGCTGGTGCGGCAGCTGCGCGAGACCGGTGCGCAGGTCCTGATGCTCGGGCCGATTCCGAGTCCGCATGCCAACGTGCCGATCTGCGTGTCCGGCCACCTCGACGATGCGGCGGCCTGCTCGCTGTCACGGCCCTCGGCGGTTGACCAATCCGGCATCGCAGCCGAGGCGGCCGCCACCGCGGCCGGCGGCGGACAGTACGCGGACCTGTCCGACCTGTTCTGTGCCACAGAGCGTTGCCCCGTCATAGTCGGCAACACGTTGGTCTACCTCGACGTCAGTCATCTGACCCTTCAATACTCCCGCGTGCTGACACCGGCCATCGCCGCGCTGGTCGACCGCGCGTTCGCCCAACGATAG